GTGAAGTCGAACCGCAGATCACTGATGATGAGCAGCTGGGTGTACTCGTTGAGCACCATGACCGGCTGGCGCCCCTCGGCGGCAGCGGGCTCGATCGCCTTCTTCGCCTTGGCCGTCGTGCTGTCGCCGCCGCCCACCTGGTCCTGGGAAGGGTCCGGCAGGCAGGCGAGCCGGGCAAGGAGGCTGAGCGCGGCCTGGTGACGCGCCGACTTCTTCACCGAGGCGGTGCGCTCCTCGCCGCACACCGGCGTGCCGCCGAGCGCGAGTTCGGCACGGGAACGGAATACGGCGTTGTGAATCTGACCGGCGCTGTGGTCCGTGAACGACGGATTCGCCACACCGTTGACCTGCGCGTGCGTCGCCAGCACGCTCACCGCCGTCTCCGGCGAGGTCGCGACGGCCTTCAGGCATTCGGCGCGGGCCGGCGCCCAGGTGTCGCTGCTCGCCACGAGCAGGATCATCTGGAGGTCGAGGGAGGTGAGCTGCTGCTGCCTGGCACGGCGGACCGCCTCCTGTGCCAGGGACGCGCTGCCGATGTTCTCCTTGCAGCCGCGCTTGAGGAGGGCCTGGAAGTCACGGCTGTCCAGATGGGAGTAGTCGCCCCCGGCTGATGCCGCCTTACGGGCGCGAGCATGCGCGGAGGACTTCAGCGACGCCTGCTGCGCCTCACGGTCGGCGCGGGCGCCCTCGTTCAAGGACTCGGCAATGGACTGGAGCTCTTCGTCCGTGTAGGGGCTGGGGGTGCCGTCGATGTGGCTGAACACGACCCGCTGCACGACCAGGTCGGCGTAGCGGCGCAACGGCGACGTCGAGTGAACGTATCCAGGCAGATTCAGCCCCCAGTGGCCGCGCACGAAGGGCGCGTACTCGGCCGCCCGCAGCACGAGGAGGGTCCGTTCCTGCAGGGCCTGGAGGCGGGCGGCGGAACCCTCGGACAGCGCGAGGTCGAGATCGTCGAGGAGCGCCTCGCGCGGCGGAGCGACCTTTGCGGCGGAGTGGTTGCGGAACAGGAGCAGCAGATCACGCTCGGCGGCCCACCCGGCCAGGGCGGTGTTCGCCGCGATCATGCACTCCTGGACGATCTTGTAGGCGATGTTCCGCTCCGCGACTGCCACCCGGACCAGGCGGCCGTCCTCGTCCGTGGCCCAGCCCTGCAGCAGGTCGTACAGGGCCAGTGCGCCCTGGCTGCGCCGGCGGGCGAGCAGGACCTCGCTCAGCTCGGCGGCATCGCGCAGCTGGCGGTGCAGGGGGTGGCTGGGGTCGCCGACCGCGGTGGCGACCGCGTGATGGTCCAGGGCGAGGGCCCCGCGCATCTGCGCCCGGTCGACGTCGACTCCGAGCGCGGTGCCGCCGTCGTCGAAGGTGACCCGCACCCGCAGAGCCGCGCACGCGCGGCCCTCCGCCAGAGTGAGCCGCGCCTCGACAGCCCGCGGGAGCATCTTGGCCGTGCCGCGAAACCCGCCGTACGCCGACTCCCTGCGCGCGAAGGCCTCCTGGTCGGCGGTGCTTCCGGGAGCGACACCGCAGGCGACGTCCGCGACGTACACGGTGAGCTCCCAGCCGTCGGGCAGACGCCGGACGGTGATGGCGTCGTCCCGGTCGAGACTGCCCTTGCGGTCGATCATGAGCGGGACGCCCGGGGAGTCTGCGGAGGGCGGCTGGGCGGGGGAGGCGTGGGCGGGCAACACTTCTTCCTTCCGTGACGCGGCGGGGCCGAACGGTGAACGGCCGGCGCGAGATCCATCATGTCCAACGAGGCGGCCGCCGTTTGCCGAGTTGTCAGGAAAACGGTGCGGCGGCCGTGGGGATTCGGTCATCAGGTGCGGGCCAGGGCGGCGGCGACGGTACGGACGCACGCGCGGGTGTCCTCGTCGTAGCTGGACACCGGAGCCGTCGGGTAGCCCGGCGCCTCGTACAGCGGCGTGACCCCGTCGGCCGTGACCAGACGCGCCCGCCATCCGCGGTGCGCGCGGACAGGGTGGTCGATGTGGTTGCGGTGCTCGATGAGGACGTACGCGGTCCGCTCGTCCGGATCGGGCTCGAAGTGTCCGGCGATGACGCAGCTGTTGCGCCCCAGCTCGGCGGAGTAGCCGGTCTGTTCGGGAACGCGGACCTCCTTGAGGAGCTGGCGCAGCAGACGGTCCGCGCGGCAATCACAGCTCTCGACCTGGCAGGGCTGGTCCTCGGTCCAGGCGAGAAGGATGGTAATTGCGGAGGTGATCTCGGCCATTTCCTCCTTGCCGCGTTCCATGAGCGGGTCGTCGGGCCCGTCGGGCATGTTCAGCACTGCCTCGGTCGCCAGGCTCTCCCGGCGCATGCCGGCAAGGGCGAGCCGCAGGCGGGCGAAGCAGCCCGGGGTGCTGCCGGCGGCGAACTCGGCGATCGGTCCCGCTTCGGACAAGGTGCTCGCGATCGCACGAGCCTGTTCCTGGGTGGTGATGGGCACGCAGCCTCCGTGGTGTGAGGGCGCCGCCGGACGGCGGCGCCCGGTGGGGCGGGCGGCCTTTCAGGGCCGCCCGCCGGTCGGTCAGGCCTGGCGCAGCGCCGAGAGCAGCGCGCTGCTCAGGGCGGCGGGGATCTCGGAGACCTGGGTGATGTCCACCCGGTGAGCGCCGGGCAGCACGTTTGACCCGGGGTCGAGGCAGAACCAGAGCACATGGACTCCGGCCCGGATCAGCCGCCGTACGAGACGTTCGCCGCCCACGCGTTCCTCCGGCTCCCAGTGGCCGTCGGAGACGATGACCAGGACGCGGGCACCGTCCTGGCGGGACAGGCTCAGGGCGCCGTCCAGGGCATTGGTGGCCTCGATGAACCGGTGGTTGCCGTCGTTCGCGTGGAACTCGGTGACCTGAGAGGGGGGCTGGCCGGGGGAGACGATCGGAGTGACGGCGGTGCCGAACGCCACCGTCGCGGCCCTCCCGTCGACTTCACGGGTTCCGTGCGCGAAGGTCCAGGCCGTCGAGGCGATGATCGAGGTGTAGGCGCGCATCGAGCCGGAGACGTCGACGGCCACGCCGACGGCGACCGGCGGTTCGTGCGAGTGCGTGCGCTTCAGGGAGCGGAAGGGCCGGGCGGTCACCGGCATCCCCAGGGCGCGCTGCGCCGCGCCGAGCATGGCGTCGCGGCCGGACACGCGGCCCGGCGGAGCCGCGGCAGCCGTACGGACCCGGGCGGGGTCGCGGAACCGCGCCTTGGCGAGGGCGATTCCCAGCCGCCGCGCGGCCGCCCGCTCCAGCGAAGTGGGCGGCCTGTGGCCGCTGACCGGGGTCCGCGGCCGCGACCGGCGCGAGGACGGGGCGGGTGCGGGGGTGAACACCCTGCGGGCCGCCTGCTGCGCGGCCTGCTGGGCGGTGGTCTCGTCCCGGCGGGCCTTCTGGCGCCGGGCGGCCTCCTCTTCGGCACGGCGCTCCTGCTCGGGGTCGGGCAGCGCTCCCGTGGAGATCTGGGCCTGAACCGAGGCTGCGACGGCGACCGTCGCCACGGCTGCGCCGAGTCCGTCACCGTCTTCCGCACCGTCGGTGCCGTTTGAGGAGGATTCGGCCCGGGGCTCGCCTGCCGCGCAGCCGACGCCGGGCAGGTCCTCGTCGGCATCCGCGCCGACGACCTCGACCCAGCGGCGGGCGATGTCCAGAAGGCCGTCCTGGTCGCCGTCGTCGAGCGTCAGGACCTCCTGCCACAGGGCACGCAGCCTGGCGAGGTCTCCGGTGCCGAGGGCGGACTCGGCGGCGGCGTACACCGGCCGGGTCTCGGTCTCGGTGAGGACACCGGCGTCGACCCGGCCCAGGATGAGGGCTGCGCCCGCTGCCGCGCGCCACCGGTCGTGCAGCGGGGAGGCGGCGCGCTGGGCGGGGAGCACGATGTGGCTCGCGCAGGCGCGCAGGAAGACCCGGTCACCCGGGCGCTCCTGAAGGTGACGGGCCTCGATCCGGGGTTCTTCGAGCAGCACGGCCGCGCGGATCACCGCCCGGCCGCCCGCCGACGCGTTCCAGTCACCCCAGCGGGTGCTGCGTGCGTGAGCGGCCTCGTGCGCGGACATGCCCACGATCACCGGATGCCGCAGACGGCCCGAGATGCTGAGCGGGTCGACCTGGTCCGGGTGAGTGCCGTCCTTCAGGGCGACCGCCCCGTTGATGGTGACCTTGATCAGCTGCGGGTCGAACCAGGCCGCCTCGGCCGTGGGCGCGGCGTCCCAGGCCATGGTGAGCAGCACGTCGTCACGGTCGGCGAGGGTGTTGATGATGGATCCGAGACGCCGGGAGAGCGCGCCCCGGGCATCGGCCAGGTCCGCGTCGACGTCCTCCTGCGGGGCGGGCGGCGAGGCCGCCGGGCTGGTCATCACCGGCGCCCCGCGGGGACCCGGGTGCCCAGTGCCAGAGGGGCGATCTCACCGAACTTGTCCTTCATGGCCTCGGCGAACTCGGTGCGGTCCGGGGAGGGGCACTTGCGCAGCAGGCTGGCGACGGCGAAGTCCTGGCCGTAGCGCCGGGCCGTCCCGGCGAACGCGAGCGCGTCGCGCAGCTGGGGAATCCAGCCCTCGTACGTTTCCTGCTGCCTGCGGCTGTCGAGGTTCTTGGCCACGGTGATCAGGTCCAGCGGCACGCCGAGGTCGGCGGCGAGGTCCCAGTCGGTGGTCACTTCGACGTGATGGTGGAACCGGCTCAACAGGGCATCGCTCAGGTTCGCGCCGGGCACGTCGGGGTTGCAGGCGCCGACGACGAACCAGTTGGGGCCGACCTTGAGCGGCGGCAGCGTCGGGTTCTGCGTGACGTGCAGTTCCCCGCGGCCGTCCATGAGCGCGTACAGCACGGTCAGTTCCCGGGGGTCGATCAGGGCGATCTCGTCGACGAGGAGCGGCACGTCGTTCTCGATGCTGCGGATGAGCGGGCCGGAGACCCACTCGAAGCCGCCCGTGGTCGGGTTCTGGACGAAGGTGCCGACGAAGTCCGAGACGTCGGTGTCGGCGGTGCCGACGATGGTTTCCAGACCGTTGTGCTGGCCCTGGACGGCGTCCTGAACGAACGCGGCCTCGCTCAGCGCGGTCTTCCCGGTGCCGGGCGGGCCGACGAGCAGCACGTGCTCGCGGTGGCTGCGGGCGTCGCGCAGGAAGGCGAGGTCTTCCAGGTCGCCGACCATGCGCGGGTGGTAGAGCTGTCCGTTCGGCCGGGTCTGGGGGCCCACCGGCGGGAGGGCGGTGGAAAGGGAGGCGGGAGCGGGAGCGGGGCTACGACGCTGGGTGCGACGGCGCTCGACATCCTCCAGTTCAGCGAGGCCGCGCTGCTTCATCTGGTTCGTGAACGTGGACAAGAGGCTCCTGGGATGTAGCGGGTGGGGGAGTGGCGGGCCGGGCGGCTAGAAGTTCGATCCCGGGATGTGGGAGGCGTTCGGGAGCTCCGTGCCGGACTCGCGGGCGTACTTGCCGAAGTACCGGGCGATCTCATGGGCGTTGGCCTTGGCGTCGGCGGCGCCGGTGAGCGACACGGGGAGGTCGAAGACGGTGAAGTCCCGGCTCACCTCGTAGCCCTTGTTCTCCTTCGCGCGGGACCGCGTCACCACCTGGGCCAGCGCTTCGGCGCCGGTGATGCGGGTCGTCAGCAGCCCGACCTGACCGTCTCCGTTGCGGGACCCGTGGAGGCCGAGCGCGATCGCCTCGTCTCCGGTGACGACGATGAAGCGGTAGAACTTGTCGCTGTTCCCGCTCTCGAAATGAAGTTCCCAGCCGAAGCCGCGGACGTCGTCGCTAGAAGCCAACTGAAGAACCCTCCATGTGGGTAAATTTTTTTGCGTCAAAGTGGTCATAGGGGCGCTCGGTGAAATGGCGTGGTCGGCGCGCCCCTGACATGCTCAAATGTACGCGAAACGCGCCCCTAGGTCAAGTTAATAGGGTCAGTGTGATCGGTTGCTCCCGGCTCACGCCCTGCTCGGGGGCTGAAACGGAAGGCACAGCCGCGCCACGCGGCCCTACACTCGGCACCTGTTTCCAGCACCGGGGGAGAGCACCACCGTGAACACACCGCAGCCCGCCGGCGTCGCGAGCACCAGCGACGCCCCGATCTACGCCGGCCTGGTCGAAGAGCGCGGCGACGTCCTCGCCGAAGTCCGCCGCACGGCAGAGCAGGCATTGCGTCAGGCGGACCAGGCCCTCGACTTCAGCCTGATCTCCGCCGACGCCGCCTGACGTCGACACCGCAGCGGGCGACGCCCCGGGCTGCACTACTCCACCACGCTGCCGCCGTCGACCTGCTCAGCCCTGTCGCACTGCGGGGAGCGGCCGGACAGGCAGATCTGCTCAATCAGGCGCATCTGCTCGGACGCCTTCTCGTCCCACTCGCACCGGCGCTCCTCGGCGACCCTGGAAAGGTCCCGGCCGACGGGGACGAACGGAGAGCCCGGGTGGCCCGGCCACCGGTTACCGCTCACCGGGTCGAAGTCCATGTTCCGGTAGCCCACCCACGCGTCGTGGTGACGCGGGCACAGCTCAGCGGGCGGACGCACCGTGTAGCGCTGATCCGGCGGGAAGAGGTTGTTGGTGGCCATGTGACGGCTGCGACGCCACGTGGCCGCGTCCCAGCTGTCCCACTGGCGCCGGATGTCATCCGGGACGGGCACGCCCAGGTACTGGCGGGGAACCTCCACGGAATGCCGGGAGATCGTCGTCAAAGGGTCTCCTTCAGAAGGGGAACGGCGAACGGCGGGACGAGGGGCGCCGGCACGGGAGCGGAAGGCCGGCGGCCGGGGCGAGTCGCGACGAGCCGGCCGGCGGCGTTGAGCTTGAGGTAGGGGCGCATGATCTCGGGTACGGGAGCGGTGTCCGGGACTCCGCGGGCGATGGCGCCCCACTCGCCGGTGGTCAGGAACTCGTTGCCGATGTACTCGGTGTATGCGGGCGGGATCGCCTCGGTGAGCTCCTCGTGGACGTCGGTCCAGTGGATGTCCATGGCCTGCTGCATCTCGCGGACGGTGCCCTTGCCGCCGCCCTTGCCGTACGCAGCGATGTACGGGCCGTCGCGCCACACGCCGTGCCGCAGGCCGCGGACGTAGCCGCGGTGGGGCTGGTGCGGACGTCTATCGCCCCGCCAGTAGTCGATCTCGAAATACCGGTGGCGAAGAACGCCGAGCCCGAACATCTCGCCGCACAGGACCAGGTCCCGCCGCAGCTGTGAGCCCTGGACGTTCTCCACGACGGACGGCACGCCGTACCAGGCGAACAGCTCGCGCGTGGCCGGGATCAGGTCGATGTACTCGCGGCCCTTGTTCGTGCCCTTGGTCAAGGTGCACGAGTGCTGGCACGGCGGCGACGCGTGGACGAGGTCGAACTCCTGGACGTGCGCGTGGGCGAACTCCAGGGCGTCGCCCTGGTGGAACTCGAAGGGGTAGTTGGGCCGGGCCCGGATATCGACACCCACGACGTCGAACCCGGCCCGGTAGTAGCCCATCCCGGCACCCCCGGCGCAGCAGAACAGGTCCAGCACGCGCGGCCGCCGACCGGAGAAGGACGGCCTCTTGGGCAGCCGCATGCGCCGGGGCCGCCGACAGGCACCCGCGACGCAGCACGGCAGATTCAGCCGTCCGGGCCGCCACCGCACCGACGGCGCGCCCAGCACGGCAAGGGGACCGGTCACTCGGCCGACGGGGCGCCGGGCAGGCGCTGGACCAACTCAGCAAGCGCGTCCAGCACTTCGGCCGCCTGCCGCACCTGCCCGGCCTCGTTGTCCTCCGTCTGCGTCCACGCCGTACGACGGGAGGTGCTGAAGAACGGGATGACCTTCCGCAGCGAGATCAGCGGCGTGCCGTGCACATTGCACTCCGCCTCAAGGACCCCCACCCCCGGCACGTGTCCGACGTAGGACCCGTTGGCGGGGTAGGAGGGGTCCTGCCAGATGACGAATGCCGCCGTGGGGGCGTTCGTCATCAGCGCCTCGGCCAAGCTGTGGGCGGACCCGGCCGTTACCTCCGCGGTGCTGTAGACGAAGCCGAGGTCCAGCCGAGTCGGCGTGGAGCCAAGGCCGTAGTCGGTCGTGATCTCACCGGCGTGGAAGGCGGTCAGCACGGCGGAAACTTCGGTGTCATCGACGGCGTAGACGATGACCTGCAACTGTGAACTGCCGGACAGAGCAATCTCCTTGAGTGGAAGGGGAGCGAGAGCGGGGGACTGCCCGGAACGCGCGCCAGGGCACGAGCACAGCGGGAGCCGGCGGGGCCGCGCCCGGGAGCCTGGGTGCCGTGGTGAAGCGCACCGGATCAGGGCGGTCGCGGAGATCGCCGAGTGCGCAGTCGCCGCGGGAGCCGGTCCCGGTCGCGGCCGAAGCCGAGCCGACCGGGACCTGGCGGGGGTCAGCGCGCCGCGAGGCGCTGCATCGTGCGGGCGTAGTCCTCGACGCGGGCCTTGGCGATCACGGAACGGTCCATGGTGCGAAGCACGATGCCTTCCGGACGGCCGCCGGCGCCGTCGTCCAGCGCGACAAGAGTCCCGGGAAGCCGGGAAGCGAGAAAGTCCTGCATTCCGGCCAGGTCGGTCGGGAGCTGGTCGGCGGGGACGCGGCCGAGGCGCGGCGTCAGCTCGATGCCGTTCTCCTTGGCCATGAGAGCGAGGTCGTCCTCGGCGAGGAACTGCTGGCCGCCGTTCTCGCGCCATGAACTGATCGCGGGCCGCGGGAGCTCCAGGACCGCAGCGTCGACAACCGCGACGTCGAAGAGGCGGAACCCCACCGCGCGGCTCCCGGTGTACTGCTTGCTGGCCTTGGTGATCTTGTCGCCGTAGACCTCGAAGAAGTAGACGCGGATCCCTGCCGTGGGCGCCGTCAGGTGCTCGGCCAGAGAGCGCAGTGCCGGAAC
The window above is part of the Streptomyces griseiscabiei genome. Proteins encoded here:
- a CDS encoding RNB domain-containing ribonuclease; its protein translation is MPAHASPAQPPSADSPGVPLMIDRKGSLDRDDAITVRRLPDGWELTVYVADVACGVAPGSTADQEAFARRESAYGGFRGTAKMLPRAVEARLTLAEGRACAALRVRVTFDDGGTALGVDVDRAQMRGALALDHHAVATAVGDPSHPLHRQLRDAAELSEVLLARRRSQGALALYDLLQGWATDEDGRLVRVAVAERNIAYKIVQECMIAANTALAGWAAERDLLLLFRNHSAAKVAPPREALLDDLDLALSEGSAARLQALQERTLLVLRAAEYAPFVRGHWGLNLPGYVHSTSPLRRYADLVVQRVVFSHIDGTPSPYTDEELQSIAESLNEGARADREAQQASLKSSAHARARKAASAGGDYSHLDSRDFQALLKRGCKENIGSASLAQEAVRRARQQQLTSLDLQMILLVASSDTWAPARAECLKAVATSPETAVSVLATHAQVNGVANPSFTDHSAGQIHNAVFRSRAELALGGTPVCGEERTASVKKSARHQAALSLLARLACLPDPSQDQVGGGDSTTAKAKKAIEPAAAEGRQPVMVLNEYTQLLIISDLRFDFTMDGPSHVPTFKCTARAVHEGDVLVGTGTTSTKSSAKATAAADLLDQIHTRLNRHESDAA
- a CDS encoding VWA domain-containing protein, coding for MTSPAASPPAPQEDVDADLADARGALSRRLGSIINTLADRDDVLLTMAWDAAPTAEAAWFDPQLIKVTINGAVALKDGTHPDQVDPLSISGRLRHPVIVGMSAHEAAHARSTRWGDWNASAGGRAVIRAAVLLEEPRIEARHLQERPGDRVFLRACASHIVLPAQRAASPLHDRWRAAAGAALILGRVDAGVLTETETRPVYAAAESALGTGDLARLRALWQEVLTLDDGDQDGLLDIARRWVEVVGADADEDLPGVGCAAGEPRAESSSNGTDGAEDGDGLGAAVATVAVAASVQAQISTGALPDPEQERRAEEEAARRQKARRDETTAQQAAQQAARRVFTPAPAPSSRRSRPRTPVSGHRPPTSLERAAARRLGIALAKARFRDPARVRTAAAAPPGRVSGRDAMLGAAQRALGMPVTARPFRSLKRTHSHEPPVAVGVAVDVSGSMRAYTSIIASTAWTFAHGTREVDGRAATVAFGTAVTPIVSPGQPPSQVTEFHANDGNHRFIEATNALDGALSLSRQDGARVLVIVSDGHWEPEERVGGERLVRRLIRAGVHVLWFCLDPGSNVLPGAHRVDITQVSEIPAALSSALLSALRQA
- a CDS encoding AAA family ATPase, which encodes MSTFTNQMKQRGLAELEDVERRRTQRRSPAPAPASLSTALPPVGPQTRPNGQLYHPRMVGDLEDLAFLRDARSHREHVLLVGPPGTGKTALSEAAFVQDAVQGQHNGLETIVGTADTDVSDFVGTFVQNPTTGGFEWVSGPLIRSIENDVPLLVDEIALIDPRELTVLYALMDGRGELHVTQNPTLPPLKVGPNWFVVGACNPDVPGANLSDALLSRFHHHVEVTTDWDLAADLGVPLDLITVAKNLDSRRQQETYEGWIPQLRDALAFAGTARRYGQDFAVASLLRKCPSPDRTEFAEAMKDKFGEIAPLALGTRVPAGRR
- a CDS encoding DNA cytosine methyltransferase — translated: MTGPLAVLGAPSVRWRPGRLNLPCCVAGACRRPRRMRLPKRPSFSGRRPRVLDLFCCAGGAGMGYYRAGFDVVGVDIRARPNYPFEFHQGDALEFAHAHVQEFDLVHASPPCQHSCTLTKGTNKGREYIDLIPATRELFAWYGVPSVVENVQGSQLRRDLVLCGEMFGLGVLRHRYFEIDYWRGDRRPHQPHRGYVRGLRHGVWRDGPYIAAYGKGGGKGTVREMQQAMDIHWTDVHEELTEAIPPAYTEYIGNEFLTTGEWGAIARGVPDTAPVPEIMRPYLKLNAAGRLVATRPGRRPSAPVPAPLVPPFAVPLLKETL
- a CDS encoding RNA ligase family protein translates to MEVSLINLDALDLDALNSATKYPPIATYHEIDRGILLDNVMPFSNDVVLTEKVDGTNARVIVLPDGDYVIGSREDLLHARGDRVLNPVQSIVPALRSLAEHLTAPTAGIRVYFFEVYGDKITKASKQYTGSRAVGFRLFDVAVVDAAVLELPRPAISSWRENGGQQFLAEDDLALMAKENGIELTPRLGRVPADQLPTDLAGMQDFLASRLPGTLVALDDGAGGRPEGIVLRTMDRSVIAKARVEDYARTMQRLAAR